The DNA segment ACCGCCGGGGTGCCCAGCACAGTTGCACCATCCGGAATATCATTGCCGACACCGGCCTTGGCACCGATCTTGACCATGTTGCCGATCTTGATGTGTCCGACGACACCGACTTGACCACCGAGCACACAATGGTGTCCCAGCGTTGTAGATCCGGAGATGCCGACCTGCGGAACCAACAGGCAGTGCGGACCGACGCGGGTGCCATGACCGATCGCGACCATATCACCGATTTTTGTGCCCTTCCCGATCACGGTGTCGTCCAGGGTGCCGCGTTCGATGGAGCCGTTCGCGCCTATCTCAACGTCATCTTCCAGGATCACCCGTCCGATCTGCGGAATTTTGTGATGCTCGCCGTTATGCGTCGCAAAGCCGAAGCCGTCAACGCCTATTGTCGCGTTCGCCTGAATGATCACTCGATCACCGACCCGCGTATTATCATAGATCACGACGTTCGGATATATGATGCAGTCATCACCGACCGAAGCATCAGGACCAATGAATGCATTCGGATAGATGGTGCAGTTGTTCCCTATTTTGACATTTTCGCTTACTGTTGCTCCGTGTGCTATCTGCGTGCCTTCGCCGACATTTGCAGATTCAGCGATAAAGGCTCGTTCGCTGATACCGGTCGATGGATGCTTGCGGTGCCCGTGGATCAGCACTAAAATCTGCATGAATGCGTAGTATGGGTCCTCTGCTATGAGCAGGGATGCGGGAGAGTCAGTCTCTTCCGACGTTATAACAGCACCGGCAGACGTGGTCTTCAGCAGCGGCAAATATTTCTTGTTGCTAAGAAAAGTTATCTGATTTGGCTCTGCATTTTCCAGGGTCCCAACTGATTCCACGACCAGATCGGGATCGCCTGCGACCTTTCCGTCAACGTGCTCGGCCAATTCTCTGAGTGTGATGCCATGCATAGCAATTTTCCTATATTAGTTATCGACGAGCGTTGATTATAGCGATATGGAGGCCTGCGTCAAAAGTTTTGTGATGCTAACATGGACCGGTCTTCGCCAGCAACTCATTGAGAGAATGCTCAACGTCTTCGACTGCCGCAGGATTTGGTTCGTCAAAGTCAACAGGTTCGACGGCTATCGCATGTGAGTGCGGCCCTGCCGGCTTGTAGAGGGCAGGATCGGTCGGTCCGAACACCGTAATTGCGGGCAGGCCGGATCCCGCGGCTAGATGAGCGATACCGCTGTCATTGCCCACGAAGGCCTGAACCGTCGAAAGTATCTGCATTATTTCGAGCAGTTTGTAGTTTTCTGCAACTGTATGTTCGTCATTGATCCTATTCAATGCGGCCTTGTTTAGATGCTCCTTTTCAGCAGGTCCAATGATAAAAACCGGGACCGAGCCGTTTTTGCGCACCTTCTCAGCAAGTGCAAGATAATTGTCAATATGCCAGCACTTGTACTTGCCGCCGCTACCCGGGTGAATCCCTATGACCGGCTTATCCGGATTGACACCGAGCGATTGAAGGATAAAGCGTCCTGCCTGCTTGTCATCCGCAGTTGGCGTAATCAATTCGGTATTAAGACCAGCCGAAAGGCCCTCGCATTGCAAGCCGTTGGCTTCACAATATTGGTCGATATAACTAACTGCGACATGCCTATTCTGGCCCTCGGCCGGATGCATGCGTATCGTAGTGACCTCTGCGGAACGAGAACAGTAGACGGTGAATATCAGGTTGGATTCGAATGAGCCTCCGGGCTCTCCGAGGAGGCTGACGATATAATCGTAGTGGCTGAAATCGCGTATGAGCTGATCATGCTGATCGAGCTCAAATTCGTCCGGACCGACAAACAGACGGTGCATTGCAATTGAGTTGATCGACCGGACAACGTCGACGCAGGTGCGCTTCGGATAGAATGACACGTAGTCGCTGTTTGCGATCATGTCCAGCCTGGCAAGGCTTAACCGTTCCTTGAGAAAACGAGCCAGAGGCAGCGTCAGGATGCAATCTCCTATCGCTCCGGGATTTATGATGGCGCCCGTCATTCCCTGATTTTTTGTACGGACATTTTCTTCTATAACCACAAGATGCGTCTCCGTGAGTGAAATTGACTGTCAGTCAGATGAATCTATCCAGGCCCCTCCGACAAGTCGCCACCTGCCTTTTTGCTCCACATAGATCGCAGCGGTCTGGCCGGGGGTTATTGCGAACACCGGCTCATCAAAGCAAACCCTGACCTTATCACCGTCAGGGTAGACGGTACAAGTCTGGCCCTTATGATTGTAGCGAACTTTTACCTTTGCGCGGAACGGCTCTGAGGGCGTATCGATCAGCCAGTTTGTGCCGGATCCGAATAGTTCACGTTTGAGAACGGCGGGCTTTTCTGCCAGGGTCACGGTGTTGGATTGCGCATCCAGCTTGGACACGTATGCAGGCTTACCCATCGCTACGCCCAGCCCTCGTCTCTGGCCGATAGTATAACGATGAATGCCCGGGTGATCGGCCAGCTTATTGCCGTCAATATCCTCGATCCTGCCCCGTCTGCTCAAGTCGGGACATCTTTCTTCGAGCAGCGCGATATGGTCATCATCCGGGATAAAACAGATTTCCTGAGAATCCGGTTTGTTCTCTATGTGAAACCCGAATTCTGCCGCCAACTGACGGGTCTGATCCTTTTCTCGCGATGAGATAGGCAGCAGTATGTGCGGCACGACCTGCTTGTCGATCATTGCAAGAACGTATGACTGGTCCTTCGCCGAGTTGCTTGTTTCGTATATTGCTGCGTTGTCCGACTCATGTTCGATCTCAATATAATGACCGGTAGCGATGAAGTCACACCCTTGCTCTAGCGCGAATTTCCACAGCCGACCGAATTTTATCTCGCGATTGCAGTATACGCATGGATTGGGAGTCCGTGCCCGGCGATACTCATCGCAAAAATAATCTATGATATTTTCGAAATCCTTACGAAGGTCAAGAACGTGCAGTATGATCCCTAGCTGTTTTGCGATCTGTTGAGCATCCGCGCAAGCGCCTTGAGCATGATCGTTGGTGACCATGAACGCGCCTTCGCACTCGTACCCTTTTTTTAGCAGAAGGGCGGCAGCTACGGAAGAATCCACGCCGCCGCTCATGGCTATTAATACTTTTTTCTTTTCAGACATATTTACTGAAACTTCTGATATTTACTCGTCTTCTTTCTTATCGAACAGTCCCTTTAGTCCTTCCCCGATATCTTTTCCCTTTTCCATGATATCTTTGCCCGCATCCGAGCCGTTCTTGAGCGTGTCCTCTCCAAGCTTCAGAGTGTCCTCGAGCAATTTCTGGCCTTGCTCAAATGGCAATTCCTCAAGCGTTCCTTTGAGCGATTCAACCATATCTGCCGGGAAAAGATCGCCAGCCTGCTGAGCGACTCCTTCTGCGATCGCCGTCAGGATCAGAGCGGACAGCCTCGCCACACTCATTTTATCCTCGGTCCCAAGGTCCTCCATCTCAATTGGTGCCAGTTTAAGTTCGACAGTATCCGCCTGGCCCGGAACAGGCAGCAGTTTGGCACGCACCTTTACGCTGGACAGAGTCAGCTTCTTGATCAGCAGATTCTTACCTTTTGTCTCTTCGGTGGGTTCTTCGGGACCCTTTTCACTCTTTGGCAGATTGTCCAGAACTGTTTTAAGATTGTTGGTCAAACCCTTCTGCTCGATGGTCAGCGTTATATCATCGAAATTCATAGTATCGATCGTGACCGTGTCGGAGAATAAGGAAGGGGTATCTAGATCGACATCCGCATTTCCCATTTCGAGCAGCGTCGGTGTCTCAAATCCCTCTGGGTTTGCCACATCGAGATCACTGATATCAACGGAACCCGCAAATAAACTTAACGAAAGATCGCCAACTGTTACGGGCACATCGAGCGTTTTGGACGCACCTTTTTCAACTCCTCTACGGATCATGCCGTCACCTGCAACAGCGAAGATGATCAGCAAGATCACTACTGCAGCTAATACTCCGACTACGATCCTTCTAACCAGTTTAACTTTTTTCATTGCAGGTTCCCTTTCAAATTACTGGTTTACTCTCGACCTCATATTTTTTACGAAATCTTCAGGAATGTTGTAGCCCAGCTCCTTAGCATTGAGTGCATGGGCGATGGCTTGTTCGTAGTTTGCAAGTCGATAGAAGCTCACAGCAAGGTTGAAGTGTGCCTCAGCCAGCTCCGGATCTATCCTCAGTGAATCCAAATAACAGTCCGCAGCAGACTCATGGTCCTCGAGCTTGGAGTAAGTTACGCCGAGATTGTATATGATGTTGGCGTTTTGCGGGTGTATTTCCAGGGCACTTCTGTATGACTCGGCGGCCCGCGGATACTGCTCTGTCTTCATGTAGGCGTTTCCAAGGCTGGCCCAGGCTGATACGTTTGAAGGGTCTATGCCAAGAACTTTGCGGTATGCTGCTGCTTCGTCCTGAGTCCGTCCCAGTCTTGCAAATACCAGCCCCAGTGCCATATGAGCGTCCACACTGTCCGGCTTGATCGCGGCTGCTTTGCGAAGCTCAGACAGTGCGTTATTCAGGTCGTTCGCATCCAGCCAGGTCATCCCCAGGCCAAGCACGGACTTGAAGTGTTCATTGTCGAGCCGTACAGCTTTGCGGTAATGAAACAAAGCGGAATTAAGCTTATTGTCCTGCCGATAGAATTCGCCCAGTTGTGAGTGTATGTCCGCACTATCCGGATTTATTGCTGAGGCAGCCTGCAGTTTTTCAATCGCGGTAGATACCATACCCTTTTTATAGTAGGTGCTCGCAAGGCCTTGCAAGGCGGCCGTTGATGAAGGGTCGATCTCCAGCGCGGTATTGTAAAGCTCAATTGCACGATTGTCATAGCTGTCCGCGACCAGCGCGTGACCGTAATTTATATAGGTCCGTGCGTCGGTGGGCAGTATATCAAGAGCTATGCGGTACTGCTCCATCGCATGTCCCGGCCAGCCCTTTTCGAGGTAAATGTTGCCCAGATTTGTATGTCCTTCCGCAAGGTCAGGAGCTATGGAAACGGCGTTCTCCAGTGCCCACTGAGCGTTTTCCACCTCGCCCACGTTCAGGTACGAATTGCCCAGGTTATTGAAAAAACACCCAAGTGTTTCGACATTGCTCAGGTTACGCAAATATATGGTATTTTCGTCTTCGGGAACTTTGAATTTCTCGCGATAGTGACCGTCAGTCGCCGTAGCTCCGCCGCTGGTTGTCTCAATGTTGATGCGGGTTCGGCCGTCGTCATAGCGAACGAAGAAATGGCCCGGCACAACCACCCCGTAAACAGGCATGCCGATTCGCTCAGCCACCGCCATGTAGAGCACCGAAAGACTCAAGCAATATCCGCGTTTTTTCTCGATCACAGAATGAAGAAACAGGTCTTCCGGATCATCTGCGGTAGGTACTGCCTTTATCTTTAGCGTCTTGAAAAGATGCTTGTTTATGACTGGAATAGCCCGCTCATCCGCTGGTACGTGGGCATCCTCCATCAGATCGAGGATGTCTTCTGCAATGTCATCTATTTCACGCCTGTAAGAGTTGACCAGTTTCCTCGTTCCCCACTCACGCGAAAGAGCGAGCGCCGCAGTTCCTATGTCTATCTCATCGTCATCGAGTCTGAGTGTACGCTCGATGGAATAAGTACGCAGGCCGTCTTTGCGTGAATTTGCCAGGGTTCCAGCCGCATTCGCCGCATTTTGACACAAGGTCAAAGTCGTCAGTATGAGAAACGCATATAAAAATCTTCTCATTTGTCACTCCGGATCAATAACTAATTCCGCATGATTTAAAGGTCTCAACTACCTTATCGGCAGAAATCCCGGAAACGCAAAGCTGTTTTACAGGGTTTGTCTGGCCGGCCACTACGGAAACGTCCGTTTTTCTGATACCGAAAAGCTTAGCAATGAACTCGGTCAGGCATTTGTTGGCCTTGCCTTTCTCAGGAGGAGCGGCAACCTTGACCTTGATCATGTCACCAAGTATCCCGGCCAGGTCTGTTTTACTGGAGCCGGGCACCACTTTAACGGTAAAATGCACCCCGTCGGCCTGTGATGTTATGTTCAGCCGCCCATTCACGCGTTCTCCCTCAAACTCCCCCCAATGGCAAACTGGATGTACCTTTCGATCTGATTTGCAAGCTCGCCTACCGAATCGAGCTGGAAATCCTCGTAATGGCCCGGCGCGAATTCACCGTTTAGGGCTTTTTTATAGATCTTTACCCGGACCATAGGCAGAGAACAGTTGATATTGCTGTAATCCGTGTTGGTATGCTTGGTAAGTTCAACCCGCCATTCATCGCTGACGAATACAAGGCACTTGCCGGTATAGACAGCAGTCGGGAAAAACTCGTAAAGTGCTTTCAGGACATCCATTTAGGTCTCTCGCAAAGTGAATACTGCTTTTGGGAGTCAGGTCCTGACTATGATAGCTTAACGCGGAGGCTAATTCAAGGCGCCTGTCAACTCTTTTACACTGGAAATGCCGTGTTCAACGCAGTAATTCTCTATGCCCTCAACGATCTGAGCAGAAGCTGCAGGATTCGGGAAAGAAGCAGTACCGACGGCAACAGTTGTGGCGCCTGCAAGTATGAACTCTATCGCGTCCGATGCTGTTGTGATTCCGCCAAGACCCATTAGCGGTATGCCGGCCGGTTTTGCGACTTCATTATACACTTTATTCACCAGATAAACTGCGATCGGCTTGATGGCCGGGCCGGAAAGTCCGCCGGTGCGG comes from the Anaerohalosphaera lusitana genome and includes:
- the lpxD gene encoding UDP-3-O-(3-hydroxymyristoyl)glucosamine N-acyltransferase, whose amino-acid sequence is MHGITLRELAEHVDGKVAGDPDLVVESVGTLENAEPNQITFLSNKKYLPLLKTTSAGAVITSEETDSPASLLIAEDPYYAFMQILVLIHGHRKHPSTGISERAFIAESANVGEGTQIAHGATVSENVKIGNNCTIYPNAFIGPDASVGDDCIIYPNVVIYDNTRVGDRVIIQANATIGVDGFGFATHNGEHHKIPQIGRVILEDDVEIGANGSIERGTLDDTVIGKGTKIGDMVAIGHGTRVGPHCLLVPQVGISGSTTLGHHCVLGGQVGVVGHIKIGNMVKIGAKAGVGNDIPDGATVLGTPAVEAGKAKRIMMSSLSLPEMRKRLKAVERKLKIK
- a CDS encoding glycosyltransferase family 9 protein, giving the protein MVIEENVRTKNQGMTGAIINPGAIGDCILTLPLARFLKERLSLARLDMIANSDYVSFYPKRTCVDVVRSINSIAMHRLFVGPDEFELDQHDQLIRDFSHYDYIVSLLGEPGGSFESNLIFTVYCSRSAEVTTIRMHPAEGQNRHVAVSYIDQYCEANGLQCEGLSAGLNTELITPTADDKQAGRFILQSLGVNPDKPVIGIHPGSGGKYKCWHIDNYLALAEKVRKNGSVPVFIIGPAEKEHLNKAALNRINDEHTVAENYKLLEIMQILSTVQAFVGNDSGIAHLAAGSGLPAITVFGPTDPALYKPAGPHSHAIAVEPVDFDEPNPAAVEDVEHSLNELLAKTGPC
- the mnmA gene encoding tRNA 2-thiouridine(34) synthase MnmA, which codes for MSEKKKVLIAMSGGVDSSVAAALLLKKGYECEGAFMVTNDHAQGACADAQQIAKQLGIILHVLDLRKDFENIIDYFCDEYRRARTPNPCVYCNREIKFGRLWKFALEQGCDFIATGHYIEIEHESDNAAIYETSNSAKDQSYVLAMIDKQVVPHILLPISSREKDQTRQLAAEFGFHIENKPDSQEICFIPDDDHIALLEERCPDLSRRGRIEDIDGNKLADHPGIHRYTIGQRRGLGVAMGKPAYVSKLDAQSNTVTLAEKPAVLKRELFGSGTNWLIDTPSEPFRAKVKVRYNHKGQTCTVYPDGDKVRVCFDEPVFAITPGQTAAIYVEQKGRWRLVGGAWIDSSD
- a CDS encoding tetratricopeptide repeat protein — protein: MRRFLYAFLILTTLTLCQNAANAAGTLANSRKDGLRTYSIERTLRLDDDEIDIGTAALALSREWGTRKLVNSYRREIDDIAEDILDLMEDAHVPADERAIPVINKHLFKTLKIKAVPTADDPEDLFLHSVIEKKRGYCLSLSVLYMAVAERIGMPVYGVVVPGHFFVRYDDGRTRINIETTSGGATATDGHYREKFKVPEDENTIYLRNLSNVETLGCFFNNLGNSYLNVGEVENAQWALENAVSIAPDLAEGHTNLGNIYLEKGWPGHAMEQYRIALDILPTDARTYINYGHALVADSYDNRAIELYNTALEIDPSSTAALQGLASTYYKKGMVSTAIEKLQAASAINPDSADIHSQLGEFYRQDNKLNSALFHYRKAVRLDNEHFKSVLGLGMTWLDANDLNNALSELRKAAAIKPDSVDAHMALGLVFARLGRTQDEAAAYRKVLGIDPSNVSAWASLGNAYMKTEQYPRAAESYRSALEIHPQNANIIYNLGVTYSKLEDHESAADCYLDSLRIDPELAEAHFNLAVSFYRLANYEQAIAHALNAKELGYNIPEDFVKNMRSRVNQ
- a CDS encoding DUF167 domain-containing protein, with protein sequence MNGRLNITSQADGVHFTVKVVPGSSKTDLAGILGDMIKVKVAAPPEKGKANKCLTEFIAKLFGIRKTDVSVVAGQTNPVKQLCVSGISADKVVETFKSCGISY